The Nicotiana tomentosiformis chromosome 2, ASM39032v3, whole genome shotgun sequence genome includes the window CTCTGTTTGGCTTACTGCCTGCTTGTCGAGTAACATTTCCTTGTAGGAATGTGTTTTTGTTTCTTCCATGTCCATTTGGTTATTTTTGTCCGGTGGTTTCGGTGGTATAATTAGCGATGTGGTAATTGTGTCCATGCAGGTATTCttgagggggagggggggagttTCTCTTTCTAAAACCCTAGATTGAGAGAAGCTTTTTACCCTAGATTTAATTTTCAAGTGCTGATTGTCCAACTTATTTGTTGTGTTTCCCACTTTGATATATTTACATATTTTAACAATCATTTGTTTGGTTTAGAAACAAACTATGCATGGATTATATATATAAACTAATAAAACAAAAGTTAATTCAGCATAAATTACTTTTTATCAGGCGTTTGATTCATTATATTAAAATTGGATAATTGATGTATAACTTAAACTTATTTTTTGGTTTGAAATTATATAAGGACTTGAGAAAATAATTGAGGTGACCCTTAGGGATAATTATTTTACTTTGAAAGTTTTATTAATGTATAATTAATCATGGTATTACTCATACCACATTGGTCATTGGTCTCGatataaaataatacataaattGGCATATAAAGCTATACGTGTATTAATTGTTATAAATTTGAAATGTCTACAAACATTAAATAGACAATCCATATAGTGACTTAGTGCCTAGTTTAAACAATGATTATTTTATCTAATACATCTATCCAACGTGCCCTTAGTACTTGCACTTTTCTTTTGTCCAAGTTTCttaaaaaactaaaataaatagGTGATTAGATGTGTGACCAAACGTACATGATACCATTGAAAAAGGATTGTCCTAAGTGGCGTACACATGATATTTTATAAGCGGCAAAAAGTTAAATATACTCTTGTATttttgaaaatggtctaaaaatacccctcgttatactattgagctatatatacccttcccgtcatactttggaacaaatatacccttattttggatggtgtgccacgtgtcagcaccagatgaaaacaacccatttctttttttttttacccgatccattttaaaaaacccaccacccgacccgttttaaaattcagtttttttaaagcatatattttgtaaaaactaattttgttttttgtaaaaactgaaaaaaagaagaaaggaatttgcaaaatatatatttttaagtcttttcagttttttaaaattatgtattttgtaaaaactaaaaaaaaaatatttttttaaaaaatgcattaaaaattaaaaaatatatattctgtaaaaactgaaaaaaaaagaattttcaaaatatatatttttcagttttttaaagtattatttttgtaaaaactgaaaaaaatacaaaatatttttatttttttaaaactaacgcatatgtagtccactgctttaggagagtctttttttttcagttttaaaaaaaatatttttttttcagtttttacaaaaagaatactttaaaaaaacttagaagacttaaaaatatatattttacaaatttctttttttttttccagtttttacataatatatattttttagtttttaaagcatttttttaattttttttccagtttttacaaaaaaaatactttaaaaaaaactgaaaaaacttaaaaatatatattttataatttatttttatttttttttagtttttacaaaatatatgctttaaaaaattgaattttaaaaAGGATCGGATGGTAGGTTTTTTTAAAACGGATCGAGTAAAAAAAATGTATCTTTTTCATCTGGTGCGGACAtgtggcactccatccaaaataagggtatatttgttccaaagtatgacgggaagggtatatatagcccaatagtataacgaggggtatttttagaccattttcgaaagtacaaggGTATATTTGGTCCTTCGCCGTTTTATAAGTTATGTCATTATTTCAAAAAGCCAAATACATGTACAATCCATTCAACTTGgtccaattttttatttttacacacTATCTCAACTTTGTTTTATTTTGGCCCTCCAACTCtatttcttatattttattttaacataaaagctgAAACCAGTGCAAAAAAATATAGCACGTGTGTATACACAAATCTGAAGTGTAATAGATATCCAATTAAATGTTGCTCATCCTTGTCAAATGGGTCAATACTAAAATACCCGACCCAGATTTCTTGGTGTCCACGATACTTTCAGTTCAACTTGAAATctacaagaacaaatatccattccattatgaaaaaaataattttctttgagACATGGATTCACTTCAAACTTCAAGCTTatatgaaataaatgatgaaaacacCAGGTGGCAACATTTAATTGGATATTTATTACACCTCATTTGTGTATACACACGCGCTATATTTCTTTGCACTCGGTTTAGCTTTTGTgttaaaatgaaacataagaaatagagtttgagggccaaaatggaataaaATTGAGATAAAGTGCCAAAATAAAAAACGGAGTCAAGTTGAATGGGCTATATATGTATTTGGCCTTTTAAAAAGTAAACTGCTGAACAAATAATTATAATGATAAACAAtgtcattttttatatttatccttaatattttttattttaaaaaaatgcaACAAAGCGATGTCCCGTGACACCGCATGCAACAAGGTGCATACGCCCGAGTTGTCCTCAATCCTTACCAGGTTGAATTTAagagttaaatgataaaattaaaatagaaaaaaaaaattaacattacaaAGTTCTATATGGGAGATGTTTGAACAACtgtaaatataattaattatcctGCGCTATACCTTTTTCTTTAATTACATTTGGAAGGAGAAAAATGAAACGAGCCTACGCTAACTAGTGTTAAGGTTTGAACCATCCATTATTCCATTTCAATTGTGTAAGACAAAGAATTCATCAATCGAGGTAGCTCTCATTGTTTGCATATGTTTTATTGGAGTGAAATTGAATACATCTTTCATATGAACATTATATAGATTGAATTTTCTTAATCAGAAGATTATTGTTTGTTTTGAAAAGTCAAAGTTTAATGTAGCTAATTATCgatcacttaaactaaaaatcaataaaacatgtaaAATAGAACAGGCATATGTCTTTCTCCTCTCAACGAAATCAAGAGTTTTTTTTTTCCCCTCCCATGAATGTAAGTTTAACAAGTAGCAGTAGagaaaaaatctgaaactattcCCCTCTTTTTTCCTATAGTTTCTCAAACATAACgtacttaataaaataaaagagttTGATGGATAACTTTGTTTTATCTAATATCCCTGCACTGACAAAAAGAAATAAACAATTTACAAGCTCAATCTCCAATACTTAAAGAGAGGAAAAGATAAAGCAGATGAGAGATAGGGGGTAATCATGAGTGTCTCATATTTCAACATCTAATTATATTTTAACCTGAAATTATAATGTATTTAATTAGGAAATTATTTACTAATACATGGAAAGCGTTGAAAAAGTCAAAGTGAATTTTCGCAAACAAAATCCAAAGCCATGTGCTTTCAGGTTTTAGTGGCGTGAAAGAATAAAAACGAATTTTGACAGAATCTTTTCTTAATCGAATAAGTACGTCATTCACTAATGGTGTATATATCCTACATGACAGTCCATGTAACTTTTGTGCACTCGAGACTATCCTTCTGCCACGTCATAGTTTCTATCAATCTCCGATGTCTGTATCTTTGACGATTGTAACTTATTATTCTTCTAGTACTTCTAAATATAGGAATTACTTTTGCATATATTTTTGATTTGTAATTTATACCCTTTCTGCTTTGAATACAGGAATTGCATAACTAATTGGAAACCAGAAAAAGTTTTCATGCTTTGAAGTGGTAGTGTTTTGAGTCGCTTAATATTTGCTCCTTATGTTGGAAATATACATCAATAAAGCTggaacttttttaaaaaaaaaaaaaaattcatcatCGATACGCACTTTGTAGCTCGACtcatttgaatttatttttaaaaagtcaTTTTAATGGTAAAGCGCTATTTACGAAAAAGATGATTTTATGTTCAAATCTCGTATTCAAAAATTCTGATTAAAAGTGAAATACTAATACTATGATCAACCACAATGGTGGTGAGTTGGAAGACACTTGGAAATTTACTTAATGGGATGTACaggtaaaataaatatttttttcctttcatGATGGTAAAATTAATTACTCTAAACGCTCACATTTTTACTTACTCTTTCACTTCAAGAAAAAGATTTTTTTCTTCTAATGTCTCAGAAATTTAATCTAACTTATATTTTTTGTGAAGAGAATAAAATCAACGATAAAAGATCCAAGAAAAGAAGTAATTTCCCTTTCTTCTAAAGCCAACCACGTATAATAACCGCAACTGATgctcccctctctctctctctctctctctctttctcaagtctgaaaacaagaagaaagaaaattTAGTAAAAGCTCTGCTCTTGTAACATTTGTCAGATTAGGTTTTTTTTTAATACCCTTCTgcatatacatacatataaacATACGTATAAACATTTTCTGAGAAATTGATAACATGATTCTGATGATAAATTCTTTTCATATAAGCTGAAACATCAGAGCGGACCAGACCAGACCCTGTGGTACGGAAGCTTCACTTCTTTTCTGAACTttaatttattcatatttttattttagattTTAGTAATTATTTATGGAAACTTTTTTTTGGTGACAATGAAAGGTCTTGAATTAGGTAGCTTAGTGGGTTTGTTGGTTTGACTTTTCCGAGCTAGAGTTGTAGAAGGAAGAATtgctctcttttttttcttttccctcTTGAGTAGATGGGTATTTCTCACTTACTCTTTGTGGATCTAGTGATAATGGGTATTTCTTGAATTTTTGTACAGGAGCTTTAAACTTTTGGAAAGATCAGAGCTTTTGAGAATATTGGTCTGGTTCCCTTGgagattttgagctcattttagtAAATAATTGATCATTCCTTCTTGGGTTATGATTCAGTAGTTGGATGGTAAAGTTGGGATTTTTCTCTAGCAAAGCTGTGGAGTTTTTAGAGTTATGTTATGGATTTTAATTAGATTGTGTAAAAATTACTAGTATTAGTTTCTGGAGGACCAAAATATTTGTGGGTACTTCTAAGAATCTTTGAGAATGGAAGAACAAATAATTCACGGTGATGGGCTATTGGTGAATTTAGCAAACGAAGTGAAATTAGAAGAAGATGAAGATTTTTGTAGCTGCTGTGAAGATGAGGAGGAGTTGGAGGAAGCAGCTTTGAAGGAAGAAGAGGATGAAGTATTATTAGTAAGGGAAAGTTGTGAGGTAGATCTTGATGAACATTCAATAAAATTGTTTTTTAAGGGGATTTCTGTAGCTGGTCCTGGAGATTCTGGCTGCAGAATATCAGGAATTGGAGTGGTTATGGAGAGGGCAGAAAGTGCTCCTCCTATTCAAATCCAGAAAAAGCTTGATTTTTATGTGGAAGAGTTTGTGGCAGATTATTTGGCTTTGATGGATGGATTGTTGGAAGCTGTGAAAAGCAAGATTAGAAAAGTTTATGCCTTTACTGACTCTGAGATATTATATCAGCAGGTGAGAAGTCTGTTCTTTGCAAGATATGTGTATCTCAATGTTCTCTTTTTTGGCTCTTGCTTCATTCAATTTGCAATTGGATATGTGCAAATCTTTCTTTATGGAATTTTATCAGTTGGAAATGAACTGTAAAATTCAAGGTTTCTTGGTTCTTTTAACCAAAAAATTTTGATCCCGagtctattttcttttcttttgtttgatAAGTCAATTGATTTTATTGATAATACACCAAGACGTTGTTCCTTTACAAAGTAGATATTGAGTCTGATCTTGATGCTCAATTTTTATACGGCTGCAGGGTATTTTGGTTTTACCATTTATTGCAATATTTTCCTACATGAAGAACAGAGTATCTAACTATCTTTTTTCTATAAAATCTGAATTGATATTACTTCTTTCTGATGTGAATGCAATAAGTGCGACATTGATTTCAGTTGCAGTTCGCTCCGGGCTATTAacagtaaaagaaaaaaaattgctttGGGGGTATTagtatttgttttattttatgttGTTTTAATAGTAAATAATTTGGTCAGATTATGCATGAAGAGAGCCTTGATAATCCGCTTCTCATGGCATTGCGGCAACGGATTCTGGATCATGCTGATGTTCTGGAGGCTTTTGTTCTGAAGCTTGTTCCAAGTACTGGTCTGGCAAAGGCGTTGGACTTGGCGAAAGTAGCAATAGGGGTTGTCTCTTCCCATCTCGAAGGAGATGAATCAACTGAGAATTGTCCAATATGCTGCGAGGATAGACTGTTACTGATGATGAGCACATTAAAATGTACCCACAAATTCTGTTCTCACTGCATGAGAACTTATGTTGAGGGTAAAGTCCAATCTTGTCAAGTCCCCATTAGGTGCCCTCAGCTAAAATGCAAGTACTTAATCTCTGCCACTGAATGTATATCTTTTCTCCCGCTTAACTCCTATGAATCTTTGGTGAGAGCTCTTGAAAAAGCAAATGCTCTCAACTCGGACAAACTTTACTGCCCCTATCCAAATTGTTCTGTTCTTTTGGATCCTCAAGAATGTTTGTCAACTCGGGCTAGTTCATCAAGCCAGTCAGAGGATAGTTGTGTGGAATGCCCAGTTTGTCAGAGGTTCATGTGTGTGGATTGTAGGGTTCCGTGGCATTCTTCAATGACATGTGAAGTCTACCAAAATCTCCCTTTGGAGGAGAGGGAAGCTGGTGACATAACTTTGCATCGCCTGGCACAGAATAAAAGATGGAGGCGCTGTTCACAGTGCCGGAGGATGATTGAGCTTGCACATGGATGCTATCATATGACATGCTGGTGAGTATATTTTGTTCCTTCATACTTTTTGATGTTTCAGAGTCCTATATAGGGCTTTTGAATTTATGAAGATAATGCATTGATATTCTGATTTTGGAAACTAAATTTTGTTTGTCGTATCATATACTGGGTAGATTGTTATATGATTAGATTTTATTGTAAAACTGATGTTGACATTTCAGAACACAAGCTCTAAGTGCCAGGTACTCGTAAAAGCTTAATCTTGCATTTTATATGCATCTCCTCCAAATGCCTGCAAAATGTAAAGCATATGATAATCAAAGTTACTTGTGGTAGATGATGTAATAGGTTGTCTATCTTGTTTTGGTGCAAATTAATTACTGGTTTATCACCCCTTACCCAATCTACAACGAGCTGATATCTCCTTACCCCCTGATGTTAATCTTTCTACACATTGTCCACTTTTAAAGCTTATTCTTCATTAGCATAGAAATATTTTGAATCTTTAGTTGACTTATTGGAAAAGAAAATGTTCtacatatatacatgtatattagcAGGTCTATCATCCTTCTGCAACTTTTTTTTACCTTCAAAGGCTTGCATGGACAATTTTTCCCAACGTGACTAACCGACCAGATCACCCTTTTCTTTGAGCTTTGAAATTTTGCGAAACAGCAAATAAAACATCATATAAATGAGTACTAGGTTGTTCGGAGGTCAGTCTTTCCATTTTACAGTTATCCGATACGGGGAGGGGGTGGGAGGGCGGAGACACAGCCCAAAGTAGTGGCTGGTCTGAAATAGCTGAAGGCAGAGTCTACAACACTGGGTGAGAAGCTTGGAGACTGAAGTACAAGATTTTCCTCTCTGTGCATTGTAGTTCAAATATGATTTTAAGAAACAGTATCTACTAGTTTGACGCAAAACATTATTATCTGAGTGTAAACTTTTGGGCTTTCGATGGTTTCTGAAGGCTATTTACACCAGAACATGCCGGAAGCTTCTAGTCTACAAGTGACTTTAGTAGTTTCAATATACTGTTATCTATTGTAGTAACTTTGGTATTTCACACACATTTATATAAAACTTGCATTTGTTAAGCATATGAACAAGGATTCCACTATTGAAAGAATAGATTTTCAATGGATTGTCTGGTAGCGAGAGTGCTGTCAGCGGCTGCTATTGTTTAAGGAAATACTTATGGAGCAATTAACCGAACTTGACGGCAAGGTCATCTTAGGGCAAGACTACTTTTATAATCTTGGAGATGGATTACTTCTACACTCATGTTATCATCAATTAATAATGTCTTACTGTAACTTTAGCAACTTTAGTAGTTGAAGCCGAGGGACCAAAACCAATAATTAGGTTGCAACTTGCAAGTGTTATAAAAAAATTAGGTTTTAAGTAACTTGGGAACCAGCAGTTAGCTTATTAGAGCTTTTGAAAACTGGGGAGTATCGCTTGAGAGAACAGTTCAAATCATAACTGATAAAGCTTGACCTGCTTATTCCAGTACAAGAATTAGCGCTAATTTGGCCAAATTATTGGTTGTCTCCAGCAGCATTAGATGGAAAAACACACAAGGAAAGCTGGGCCAAGCAAATAGCAAATTTGTGTTAGGGAGTTGGGGAAGTTTTCTGCCAATATGCCCTGACGTCTAGGTTGATGGTTCTCATTGGATCTAGAAATACTTAAGTCAaacagaaattcttaagtttaagAAAAATCAATTGTCCATGACTTCTATAGATCTTTCTTCTTGGTTACATATCTGAATCCGTCAGTAAGGCTGTTTGCCTGCCTTAACCATGCAGACGCTtactaatttaaaatttatgCCGTTTTTTCTTTTAAAACTCATTGAGACGGTATATATTCTGCTGAAATGGAAGTTGGTGGATTGATGATTAGTATTGACAACTTTTATGCTTGTATTGAAAACTGGCAGGTGTGGGCATGAATTCTGTTATTCTTGTGGTGCGGAATACAGGGACAGCCAACAGACTTGTCAATGTGCATTCTGGGATGAGGATTATACGCAAGATTTGGTAACTCAACCGTCGCAGCAGTTTGAGCAATGGGCGTGGGACTCATTCGAGTCACTGCCTATGATGATGGATGCATATTCAGATGAAGAGAGATCTCAGCTGGCTTTGATCCAGAGATTTCTTGCTGGTGGATTCAGTCTAACGGACCACCAAGCTTACCAATCCCCGCCACGTTGTACAGATTCTTATGTTGATGCCATGAAGGATCTCCATCAGCTTCCATGGCTAGAACGATTTGTGTCTGTGATAAGCGACAATTACTACGAAGAACATATCCAGTGAAGTATAGAAATTTGAAACCCTTTAGCatttgaaaaacactttcatATGGGAGGTTAATGAGTATCTCACTCTCAAGACTCCTTGATAGTTTAAGCAAGTAGGCCCTGCATAATGTCCTCTTTCATTTGTTCACGTGCTAAAAGAGCCGTTTGGCCTTTTTCCTCCCTCCTCTTTCCATCCCAATTGTATGACGTATGGGAAGTTATGAGAAGTCCTCTTAAATGAACACTGATGAGCAAAACAGCATAAATCGAAGGAGACATTCATACAAAAATAGAATTGCACGGGAATTGATTCTTGTATGGACTGGTGGGTCGTCTGCTTAATCGATTGAAGTACTTTGTATGATCTGTGACCTCTAATTTTAGCGAGTTTATGTTCTGTGTGCCGACAATGTAAAGAACTTTTATACTATCAGGTTAAGTTGACCGACAAGTTTGATGTGGTAATCCTGAAATTAAAGTATTAACCTCTAAACTGCATTGAAGGTGTAAAAGTTTTTTATGCTTCAGTGGTTTAGTAGTCTAATCAGGTTAAATGAGATTTCCCTTCAGCTTTTGGACTGATTATGTGATTATCACATTATACTAACAATGTTTGACTGTTAGGCAATCGCCTGTCAAGAAACTGTTGCAATAGGTGGCTTTTCACTTGGTTTTGAACAAGTTAGATGTCAGCCAGCTAACAATTTTTTGTTTGAGAAGTTTACTAAGATGACAAAGAGCTAAATTGAAACAGAAACAGATAGTAACAAAATGCAACCGTAGGGAATTTCAATGATGAAGTGCTGGACCTTATCCTATGGatggcaaaaaaaaaaagatttataGTTCATAGTCACACGAGCATTCTCTATTAATTTCCTTAGCCTAAACATTTGTAGGCAAAATGCAGCACTCTAAACAACACACTCCAGTAGATAACATAGTGTCACCATAAAGAGTACAATGACAAAGGACCAAAAAGCCTATCGTGAACCTGGTAAACATTATAGAAAAATTAAGTCACGAAATCAAAGTGAGACATCAAAATATACTTTAAACTTGTTCGAGCCTTGCCACATCAAGAAATTTGAAATTCCTTTATATGAGTTGTAAACATGTTGTATTACCTATTTCTATAATATTAGCATATTTATTTATTACCTCTATCATATAAAATGTAAAATTGATTTTTGGATAAAATTAAAACATAAAAAATTGGTTTTTTCTTTTACCAAAAATTTACTCAAGACAAAGTTCCAAACGGTCTACACGTCTATAAATTCATGTACAGGAAAGCTTAATTTAATACTATATTTCAGACATCGCATATTCGGTTACACTAACACTTCTGTTTCTTGTTATTTTCACTCCGTCCTTGTACTATGTTCGTGTAACATACCGATAGTCAAAGGAAACACGATGATGTAAGTTGTAACCATATTGCAAAATTTCTCTGAAATGAAAATTGCACAAAATTGAAGAAGACTAAAAATACAGAAATGAACATATTTTAAGCTTAGCTCAAATGAAATTAAGCGTGATTAGCAACCAAGCAACAATTACTTGTAAAACTCACTATTAACAATCATAGACATAAACATTGTCCCCACATGGACGGTAGAGCGGGGTGTAGGAATCGATcatttcaaaaagaaaaattgGGAGAAATCGAAGTTTTTTTGTTAAGAAAAATGTGCAATGATTTTCTTTTTGGTAGACTAATGCAGTCATTACTCTCTTTGCCTCCTACCATAATTCAAAGTTAACATACCAATCGAGCTTTTCATAAATCCTCATCATTTCACATGATCCCCCTAAGGTAATAGTGTAATATTTTCCTTACAGCCCCTGCTCCATTATACGCTCGATTTATTTTATACTGAACTGATGGTATTGCTGAAACAAAATGATGCCTTTTTCACTTTTAGCctgcgccagaaactatttatatttggtagccgaaaaagtatataaaaattatataatttttgtatatagcaTACATAatgcatatatatatacaaaaaataataatattttttcggctattattttaaaagtggctatatagtgtcatttttccataattaatttaatTCATGTATCATCGGTATCGCATACACCACTATATCATTttgatttatatataaaaataaacagaatTGGGCTAAGACCGAATAATTCCTGGACCAGATAATTAGCCGCCAAAAACGTGGACAACTC containing:
- the LOC104092441 gene encoding E3 ubiquitin-protein ligase RSL1, with the translated sequence MEEQIIHGDGLLVNLANEVKLEEDEDFCSCCEDEEELEEAALKEEEDEVLLVRESCEVDLDEHSIKLFFKGISVAGPGDSGCRISGIGVVMERAESAPPIQIQKKLDFYVEEFVADYLALMDGLLEAVKSKIRKVYAFTDSEILYQQIMHEESLDNPLLMALRQRILDHADVLEAFVLKLVPSTGLAKALDLAKVAIGVVSSHLEGDESTENCPICCEDRLLLMMSTLKCTHKFCSHCMRTYVEGKVQSCQVPIRCPQLKCKYLISATECISFLPLNSYESLVRALEKANALNSDKLYCPYPNCSVLLDPQECLSTRASSSSQSEDSCVECPVCQRFMCVDCRVPWHSSMTCEVYQNLPLEEREAGDITLHRLAQNKRWRRCSQCRRMIELAHGCYHMTCWCGHEFCYSCGAEYRDSQQTCQCAFWDEDYTQDLVTQPSQQFEQWAWDSFESLPMMMDAYSDEERSQLALIQRFLAGGFSLTDHQAYQSPPRCTDSYVDAMKDLHQLPWLERFVSVISDNYYEEHIQ